From the Primulina tabacum isolate GXHZ01 chromosome 15, ASM2559414v2, whole genome shotgun sequence genome, one window contains:
- the LOC142526255 gene encoding epidermis-specific secreted glycoprotein EP1-like, with amino-acid sequence MPLPSFFTLSFILLCSLCCIVEAVVPPSQTFNFVNEGEFGPYIVEYDAFYRVLSIANSPFQLCFYNTTPGAYTLALRMGTVRSESLMRWVWEANRGKPVAENATFSLGTNGNLVLAEANGQVAWESNTANKNVVGFKLLPNGNMVLHDSKGQFIWQSFDSPTDTLLVGQSLRLRGPNKLVSRLSEKENKNGPYSLVLEPERFALYYKSENSPTPMLYFDSTNYLFFGDNSIDVLTFTSDPETEDAFAYELKFVSPDGRNRILSRPKYNTTLTYLRLGIDGGLRAFTFYAPVDSQAWEETFTLFPRNSGEECQIPERCGNFGLCEDSECVACPSPNGLLGWSKTCTPPKITSCNNVKYYKIEGVDHFLSKYTSGTGTTKESDCQQKCTSDCKCAGFFFNGAESRCWVVYDLKTLTKVDNATHVGFIKTPSRVIRIK; translated from the coding sequence ATGCCTCTCCCTTCCTTCTTTACCCTGTCCTTTATATTATTATGCTCACTCTGTTGCATTGTTGAAGCTGTTGTGCCTCCTTCGCAAACGTTCAACTTTGTCAACGAAGGGGAGTTTGGACCTTATATAGTCGAATATGATGCATTTTATAGAGTTCTGTCCATAGCCAATTCCCCGTTCCAACTATGTTTCTACAACACGACGCCTGGTGCATACACTTTGGCCTTACGAATGGGCACCGTACGTTCAGAATCGCTGATGCGTTGGGTTTGGGAGGCGAATCGTGGAAAGCCGGTCGCAGAGAATGCGACATTCTCGCTGGGGACGAACGGGAATCTTGTGTTAGCGGAAGCAAATGGGCAAGTGGCGTGGGAATCAAACACGGCCAATAAAAATGTGGTAGGTTTTAAATTGTTGCCTAATGGTAACATGGTGCTACATGATTCCAAGGGTCAATTTATATGGCAAAGTTTTGACTCCCCCACGGACACTCTCCTAGTGGGCCAATCTCTTCGACTGAGAGGCCCGAACAAGCTCGTGAGCAGGCTTTCGGAAAAGGAGAACAAAAATGGGCCATATAGCTTGGTCTTGGAGCCCGAGAGATTTGCATTGTATTACAAGAGCGAAAATTCTCCCACGCCCATGTTATATTTCGACTCTACAAATTATCTCTTTTTTGGTGATAATTCTATTGATGTTTTGACGTTCACTAGTGATCCCGAAACGGAGGATGCGTTTGCATATGAGTTGAAATTTGTGAGCCCAGATGGCCGAAACCGGATTTTATCCCGGCCCAAATACAATACCACGTTGACGTATCTCCGACTGGGGATCGACGGAGGGTTAAGGGCATTTACGTTCTACGCCCCAGTGGACTCTCAAGCATGGGAAGAAACATTCACTCTTTTCCCAAGAAATTCTGGTGAAGAATGTCAAATACCAGAAAGATGTGGGAATTTTGGGCTTTGTGAGGACAGCGAATGTGTGGCCTGCCCATCCCCCAATGGGCTTTTGGGTTGGAGCAAGACTTGTACGCCTCCGAAGATAACATCTTGCAACAATGTAAAGTACTACAAAATAGAAGGGGTTGACCATTTCTTGAGCAAATACACCAGTGGAACAGGGACCACTAAGGAGTCGGATTGCCAGCAAAAATGTACATCGGACTGCAAGTGCGCGGGCTTTTTCTTTAATGGAGCGGAGTCCAGGTGCTGGGTTGTGTATGATTTAAAGACTCTCACCAAGGTGGATAACGCAACGCATGTGGGCTTTATAAAGACTCCGAGTCGCGTTATTCGAATAAAATAG
- the LOC142527941 gene encoding phosphoenolpyruvate carboxylase — protein sequence MARNLEKLASIDAQLRLLVPGKVSEDDKLIEYDALLLDRFLDILQDLHGEDLRETVQECYELSAEYEGKRDPKKLEELGNVLTSLDPGDSIVIAKAFSHMLNLANLAEEVQIAYRRRNKLKKGDYTDESSATTESDIEETLKRLVVDLKKSPQEVFDELKNQTVDLVFTAHPTQSIRRSLLQKHGRIRNCLAQLYAKDITPDDKQELDEALQREIQAAFRTDEIRRTPPTPQDEMRAGMSYFHETIWKGVPKFLRRVDTALKNIGINERVPYNAPLIQFSSWMGGDRDGNPRVTPEVTRDVCLLARMMAANLYYSQIEDLMFELSMWRCNDELRVRADELHRSSRRDAKHFIEFWKTIPPNEPYRVILGDVRDKLYQTRERSRHLLAQGTSDIPEETTYTNVEQFLEPLEVCYRSLCACGDRPIADGSLLDFLRQVSTFGLSLVRLDIRQESDRHTDVLDAITKHLDIGSYKEWSEERKQEWLLSELRGKRPLFGADLPKTEEISDVLNTFHVLAELPSDCFGAYIISMATAPSDVLAVELLQRECHVKQPLRVVPLFEKLADLEAAPAAVARLFSIDWYKNRINGKQEVMIGYSDSGKDAGRLSAAWQLYKAQEELIKVAKEFGVKLTMFHGRGGTVGRGGGPTHLAILSQPPDTIHGSLRVTVQGEVIEQSFGEEHLCFRTLQRFTAATLEHGMHPPVAPKPEWRALLDEITVIATEEYRSIVFKEPRFVEYFRLATPELEYGRMNIGSRPSKRKPSGGIESLRAIPWIFAWTQTRFHLPVWLGVGAAFKYALQKDIKNLKMLQEMYNKWPFFRVTIDLMEMVFAKGDPGIAALFDKLLVSEDLWSFGERLRANFEETKSLLLQIAGHKDLLEGDPYLKQRLRLRDSYITTLNVCQAYTLKRIRDPNYHVTLRPHISKEYMESKSANDLVKLNPTSEYAPGLEDTLILTMKGIAAGLQNTG from the exons ATGGCAAGAAATTTGGAGAAGTTGGCTTCAATTGATGCTCAGTTGAGGCTTTTGGTTCCTGGGAAAGTGTCAGAGGATGATAAGCTTATTGAGTATGACGCCTTGCTTTTGGATCGGTTTCTTGATATTCTTCAGGATTTGCATGGAGAGGATCTGAGAGAAACG GTGCAAGAATGTTATGAACTTTCTGCCGAGTATGAAGGCAAGCGTGATCCTAAAAAGTTGGAAGAACTTGGGAATGTATTGACCAGTTTGGATCCCGGAGATTCAATTGTCATTGCAAAGGCTTTTTCTCATATGCTTAACTTGGCCAACTTGGCTGAGGAGGTTCAAATTGCTTATCGTCGAAGGAACAAGTTGAAAAAAggagattatacagatgagaGCTCGGCTACTACTGAATCAGACATTGAAGAGACTCTCAAAAGACTTGTTGTTGATTTGAAGAAGTCTCCTCAAGAAGTTTTTGATGAATTGAAGAATCAAACTGTGGATCTGGTCTTCACTGCTCACCCCACTCAATCTATTCGAAGATCATTGCTTCAGAAACATGGAAG GATTCGGAATTGCTTGGCTCAGTTGTATGCAAAAGATATTACGCCTGATGATAAACAGGAGCTCGATGAAGCTTTACAGAGGGAG ATCCAAGCAGCTTTCCGAACTGATGAAATCCGAAGGACTCCCCCGACTCCTCAAGACGAAATGAGGGCAGGGATGAGTTACTTCCATGAAACAATCTGGAAAGGAGTCCCCAAGTTTCTGCGTCGTGTGGATACAGCACTTAAGAATATTGGAATCAACGAGCGTGTTCCATACAACGCCCCTCTAATCCAATTTTCTTCTTGGATGGGTGGAGACCGTGATG GCAATCCAAGGGTAACGCCCGAGGTAACAAGAGATGTTTGCTTATTAGCCAGGATGATGGCTGCTAACTTGTACTATTCCCAAATAGAAGATTTAATGTTTGAG TTGTCAATGTGGCGTTGCAATGATGAACTTCGTGTTCGAGCAGATGAACTGCACAGATCTTCAAGGAGAGATGCAAAGCATTTCATAG AGTTTTGGAAAACAATTCCACCAAACGAACCTTATCGGGTCATTCTTGGGGATGTGAGGGATAAGCTTTATCAGACACGCGAGCGTTCTCGCCATTTATTAGCTCAGGGAACATCGGATATCCCAGAGGAGACAACCTACACCAATGTGGAGCAg TTTTTGGAGCCCCTTGAGGTGTGCTATCGATCTCTTTGTGCTTGTGGGGACCGGCCAATTGCTGATGGGTCCCTTTTAGATTTTCTGAGGCAAGTTTCCACCTTTGGGCTCTCTCTCGTGAGACTCGACATAAGGCAAGAGTCAGACAGGCATACAGACGTTTTAGACGCAATTACCAAGCACTTGGATATTGGGTCATATAAGGAGTGGTCTGAAGAACGTAAACAAGAATGGCTCCTGTCTGAACTCAGGGGCAAGCGACCCCTCTTTGGAGCCGATCTTCCAAAAACCGAAGAGATTTCTGATGTTTTGAACACATTCCATGTTTTGGCGGAACTCCCATCTGACTGCTTTGGTGCATACATCATTTCGATGGCTACTGCCCCGTCTGACGTGTTAGCGGTCGAGCTTTTACAGCGTGAATGCCATGTGAAGCAGCCGTTGAGAGTCGTTCCGCTTTTTGAGAAATTAGCTGATCTAGAGGCGGCTCCTGCTGCTGTTGCACGTCTTTTCTCAATTGATTGGTACAAAAACCGGATCAATGGTAAGCAAGAAGTCATGATTGGGTATTCGGACTCTGGAAAAGATGCTGGTCGGCTATCTGCAGCTTGGCAATTGTACAAGGCTCAGGAGGAACTTATAAAAGTTGCCAAAGAATTCGGGGTGAAACTGACCATGTTCCATGGTCGAGGAGGGACTGTTGGACGAGGAGGTGGCCCTACTCATCTTGCTATATTGTCTCAGCCACCAGACACCATACATGGATCTCTGCGTGTTACAGTTCAAGGAGAAGTTATTGAGCAGTCGTTTGGGGAGGAGCACTTGTGCTTCAGAACACTTCAACGTTTTACAGCTGCTACACTAGAACATGGAATGCATCCCCCGGTTGCCCCCAAACCCGAATGGCGTGCGCTTTTGGATGAAATCACTGTTATTGCCACAGAGGAGTATCGGTCAATCGTTTTCAAAGAACCACGATTTGTCGAATATTTTCGCCTG GCCACACCAGAATTGGAGTATGGTCGAATGAACATTGGGAGTCGTCCATCCAAGCGTAAACCTAGTGGGGGCATTGAATCCCTTAGAGCCATCCCATGGATCTTTGCCTGGACACAGACCAGATTTCATCTCCCTGTTTGGCTTGGTGTTGGAGCAGCATTCAAATATGCCTTGCAGAAGGATATTAAAAACCTGAAAATGCTGCAGGAGATGTATAACAAGTGGCCTTTCTTTAGAGTCACAATTGATCTTATGGAAATGGTTTTCGCCAAGGGGGACCCTGGTATTGCTGCATTATTTGACAAACTCCTCGTTTCAGAAGATTTGTGGTCATTCGGTGAGCGTTTGAGGGCCAACTTCGAGGAGACCAAGTCTCTTCTTCTCCAG ATTGCTGGACACAAGGATCTCTTAGAAGGTGACCCGTACTTGAAGCAACGACTCCGATTACGTGACTCGTACATTACAACATTAAACGTGTGCCAAGCTTACACCCTGAAAAGAATCCGGGATCCGAACTACCATGTGACGCTGAGGCCCCATATCTCAAAAGAGTACATGGAATCCAAATCGGCTAATGATCTCGTGAAGTTGAATCCAACAAGCGAATATGCCCCCGGACTGGAAGACACACTCATTTTGACCATGAAGGGTATTGCTGCTGGACTGCAGAACACTGGTTAA
- the LOC142526253 gene encoding TPR repeat-containing thioredoxin TTL1-like isoform X1, translating into MSQYKKTASEFGSETLSDRLRSSLSFGEEDNGVDVNKPDFRELDLGSSFSPFRTRTGGCVSATSTATTTTTTTSSSSSSSGSISGRMSAGSNLNMPKTPDSNPKSYSGELSAVSSPSTARSSKPGHRRSHSSGSHSVVYSGTGSVSSPAGNVVPTGNICPPGRILKTGMVSRPTRTDVLRFGAGNYGHGSIMRGGISSKSVADSGPTRDPGKKMGVCNGNDPEELKRMGNENYKKGQFAEALSLYEKAIALSPRNAAYHCNRAAALMGLKRLAEAVRECEEAIRLDPEYARAHHRLGSLLLSLGQVENAQKHLCFPGHQADPLEVQKLQSVEKHLIKCTDSRRVGDWRSTLREVDAAIASGADASPQLCACRAESLLKLHQLDDAFLALPNISKSEMRTISQFQSKIFGMHFEAYLFFVRTQIELARGRFDSALTTIEQAWQIDPQNAEISILLDNVRLVGRARVRGNDLFKSERFTEACSAYGEGLRLDPLNPVLYCNRAACWFKLGQWEQSVDDCNQALRIQPNYTKALLRRAASNSKQLERWSEALRDYELLRKELPEDKEVAESLFHVQIAFKKSRGEDVYNMKFGGEVETVSGLEQFRAEISSSGASVVHFEVCSDVQCKHISPFLDTLCVRYPSINFLKVNIEESPAIANAENVRSVPTIKIYKNGIRVKEMVCPSPEILESSVRHYSM; encoded by the exons ATGTCGCAGTATAAGAAAACCGCGTCGGAGTTTGGTTCGGAGACCCTGTCGGATCGGTTGAGGAGTTCTTTAAGTTTTGGGGAAGAAGATAATGGCGTTGACGTTAACAAGCCGGATTTCCGGGAGCTCGATCTGGGTTCCAGCTTTTCGCCGTTCAGGACCAGAACTGGTGGTTGCGTTTCTGCCACCTCCACAGCAActaccaccaccaccaccacaagCAGTAGTTCCAGTTCCTCGGGATCGATCTCCGGCCGAATGTCCGCCGGGTCTAACCTGAATATGCCCAAGACGCCTGATTCCAACCCCAAAAGCTACTCAGGCGAGCTCTCTGCGGTGAGTTCTCCATCAACGGCCCGAAGCTCTAAGCCGGGCCACAGACGTTCGCATTCCAGTGGATCGCACTCGGTTGTTTACTCTGGTACTGGGTCCGTCAGCTCTCCAGCCGGAAATGTAGTTCCAACCGGGAACATTTGCCCACCCGGCCGGATTTTGAAAACCGGAATGGTGAGTCGTCCGACGAGAACCGATGTATTAAGGTTTGGTGCTGGGAATTATGGACATGGCAGTATAATGCGGGGTGGCATTTCATCTAAATCTGTCGCTGATAGTGGACCCACAAGAGATCCGGGCAAGAAAATGGGAGTCTGCAATGGTAATGATCCGGAGGAGTTGAAGAGAATGGGGAATGAGAACTACAAGAAGGGTCAATTTGCAGAGGCTTTGAGCCTTTATGAGAAGGCCATCGCTCTCTCTCCTAGGAATGCTGCGTACCATTGCAATCGGGCTGCGGCTCTGATGGGGCTAAAGCGGTTGGCCGAAGCTGTTAGGGAATGTGAAGAGGCCATTAGGTTAGATCCAGAGTATGCACGGGCGCACCACCGCTTAGGATCTTTGCTTCTTAG TTTAGGACAGGTTGAGAACGCCCAGAAGCATCTTTGTTTTCCCGGGCATCAGGCAGATCCCTTAGAGGTACAGAAGTTGCAGTCAGTAGAGAAGCATTTGATAAAGTGCACAGATTCTCGGAGAGTTGGAGACTGGAGAAGCACGCTGAGAGAAGTTGATGCTGCCATTGCTTCTGGTGCCGATGCCTCACCTCAG CTTTGTGCATGTAGAGCAGAGTCACTCTTGAAACTTCACCAATTAGACGATGCCTTTTTAGCCCTTCCAAATATTTCCAAATCTGAAATGCGGACTATTTCGCAGTTCCAGTCTAAGATATTTGGAATGCATTTTGAAGCATACCTGTTTTTTGTTAGAACCCAAATTGAGTTGGCACGAGGAAG GTTTGATAGTGCACTTACTACTATCGAGCAAGCATGGCAGATTGATCCTCAGAATGCTGAAATCTCAATTCTACTTGATAATGTGAGGTTGGTGGGACGAGCTCGTGTTCGTGGGAATGATCTATTTAAATCAGAAAGGTTCACTGAAGCCTGCTCTGCCTATGGAGAAGGTCTCAGACTTGATCCTTTGAATCCCGTGCTATACTGTAACCGAGCAGCTTGTTGGTTTAAGCTCGGTCAGTGGGAACAGTCAGTAGACGACTGTAACCAGGCTCTACGTATTCAACCCAATTATACCAAAGCTCTCTTACGAAGAGCTGCCTCAAATAGCAAG CAGCTTGAGCGCTGGAGTGAAGCTTTGAGGGATTACGAGCTATTAAGAAAGGAACTCCCAGAAGACAAAGAAGTTGCCGAATCGTTGTTTCATGTGCAAATCGCGTTTAAGAAATCACGTGGTGAAGACGTTTATAACATGAAATTTGGTGGAGAAGTCGAGACCGTTTCAGGGCTCGAGCAGTTCCGAGCAGAAATTTCGTCGTCTG GTGCATCTGTGGTCCATTTTGAAGTCTGTTCGGACGTTCAATGCAAACATATCTCACCGTTCTTGGACACATTATGCGTCCGCTATCCCTCCATTAATTTTCTTAAG GTGAATATCGAGGAAAGCCCTGCAATCGCCAATGCCGAGAATGTTAGAAGCGTACCCACAATCAAGATTTACAAAAATGGCATCCGGGTAAAGGAAATGGTTTGCCCAAGTCCAGAGATCTTGGAATCCTCGGTGAGACATTATAGTATGTAG
- the LOC142526253 gene encoding TPR repeat-containing thioredoxin TTL1-like isoform X2 — MSQYKKTASEFGSETLSDRLRSSLSFGEEDNGVDVNKPDFRELDLGSSFSPFRTRTGGCVSATSTATTTTTTTSSSSSSSGSISGRMSAGSNLNMPKTPDSNPKSYSGELSAVSSPSTARSSKPGHRRSHSSGSHSVVYSGTGSVSSPAGNVVPTGNICPPGRILKTGMVSRPTRTDVLRFGAGNYGHGSIMRGGISSKSVADSGPTRDPGKKMGVCNGNDPEELKRMGNENYKKGQFAEALSLYEKAIALSPRNAAYHCNRAAALMGLKRLAEAVRECEEAIRLDPEYARAHHRLGSLLLSLGQVENAQKHLCFPGHQADPLEVQKLQSVEKHLIKCTDSRRVGDWRSTLREVDAAIASGADASPQLCACRAESLLKLHQLDDAFLALPNISKSEMRTISQFQSKIFGMHFEAYLFFVRTQIELARGRFDSALTTIEQAWQIDPQNAEISILLDNVRLVGRARVRGNDLFKSERFTEACSAYGEGLRLDPLNPVLYCNRAACWFKLGQWEQSVDDCNQALRIQPNYTKALLRRAASNSKLERWSEALRDYELLRKELPEDKEVAESLFHVQIAFKKSRGEDVYNMKFGGEVETVSGLEQFRAEISSSGASVVHFEVCSDVQCKHISPFLDTLCVRYPSINFLKVNIEESPAIANAENVRSVPTIKIYKNGIRVKEMVCPSPEILESSVRHYSM, encoded by the exons ATGTCGCAGTATAAGAAAACCGCGTCGGAGTTTGGTTCGGAGACCCTGTCGGATCGGTTGAGGAGTTCTTTAAGTTTTGGGGAAGAAGATAATGGCGTTGACGTTAACAAGCCGGATTTCCGGGAGCTCGATCTGGGTTCCAGCTTTTCGCCGTTCAGGACCAGAACTGGTGGTTGCGTTTCTGCCACCTCCACAGCAActaccaccaccaccaccacaagCAGTAGTTCCAGTTCCTCGGGATCGATCTCCGGCCGAATGTCCGCCGGGTCTAACCTGAATATGCCCAAGACGCCTGATTCCAACCCCAAAAGCTACTCAGGCGAGCTCTCTGCGGTGAGTTCTCCATCAACGGCCCGAAGCTCTAAGCCGGGCCACAGACGTTCGCATTCCAGTGGATCGCACTCGGTTGTTTACTCTGGTACTGGGTCCGTCAGCTCTCCAGCCGGAAATGTAGTTCCAACCGGGAACATTTGCCCACCCGGCCGGATTTTGAAAACCGGAATGGTGAGTCGTCCGACGAGAACCGATGTATTAAGGTTTGGTGCTGGGAATTATGGACATGGCAGTATAATGCGGGGTGGCATTTCATCTAAATCTGTCGCTGATAGTGGACCCACAAGAGATCCGGGCAAGAAAATGGGAGTCTGCAATGGTAATGATCCGGAGGAGTTGAAGAGAATGGGGAATGAGAACTACAAGAAGGGTCAATTTGCAGAGGCTTTGAGCCTTTATGAGAAGGCCATCGCTCTCTCTCCTAGGAATGCTGCGTACCATTGCAATCGGGCTGCGGCTCTGATGGGGCTAAAGCGGTTGGCCGAAGCTGTTAGGGAATGTGAAGAGGCCATTAGGTTAGATCCAGAGTATGCACGGGCGCACCACCGCTTAGGATCTTTGCTTCTTAG TTTAGGACAGGTTGAGAACGCCCAGAAGCATCTTTGTTTTCCCGGGCATCAGGCAGATCCCTTAGAGGTACAGAAGTTGCAGTCAGTAGAGAAGCATTTGATAAAGTGCACAGATTCTCGGAGAGTTGGAGACTGGAGAAGCACGCTGAGAGAAGTTGATGCTGCCATTGCTTCTGGTGCCGATGCCTCACCTCAG CTTTGTGCATGTAGAGCAGAGTCACTCTTGAAACTTCACCAATTAGACGATGCCTTTTTAGCCCTTCCAAATATTTCCAAATCTGAAATGCGGACTATTTCGCAGTTCCAGTCTAAGATATTTGGAATGCATTTTGAAGCATACCTGTTTTTTGTTAGAACCCAAATTGAGTTGGCACGAGGAAG GTTTGATAGTGCACTTACTACTATCGAGCAAGCATGGCAGATTGATCCTCAGAATGCTGAAATCTCAATTCTACTTGATAATGTGAGGTTGGTGGGACGAGCTCGTGTTCGTGGGAATGATCTATTTAAATCAGAAAGGTTCACTGAAGCCTGCTCTGCCTATGGAGAAGGTCTCAGACTTGATCCTTTGAATCCCGTGCTATACTGTAACCGAGCAGCTTGTTGGTTTAAGCTCGGTCAGTGGGAACAGTCAGTAGACGACTGTAACCAGGCTCTACGTATTCAACCCAATTATACCAAAGCTCTCTTACGAAGAGCTGCCTCAAATAGCAAG CTTGAGCGCTGGAGTGAAGCTTTGAGGGATTACGAGCTATTAAGAAAGGAACTCCCAGAAGACAAAGAAGTTGCCGAATCGTTGTTTCATGTGCAAATCGCGTTTAAGAAATCACGTGGTGAAGACGTTTATAACATGAAATTTGGTGGAGAAGTCGAGACCGTTTCAGGGCTCGAGCAGTTCCGAGCAGAAATTTCGTCGTCTG GTGCATCTGTGGTCCATTTTGAAGTCTGTTCGGACGTTCAATGCAAACATATCTCACCGTTCTTGGACACATTATGCGTCCGCTATCCCTCCATTAATTTTCTTAAG GTGAATATCGAGGAAAGCCCTGCAATCGCCAATGCCGAGAATGTTAGAAGCGTACCCACAATCAAGATTTACAAAAATGGCATCCGGGTAAAGGAAATGGTTTGCCCAAGTCCAGAGATCTTGGAATCCTCGGTGAGACATTATAGTATGTAG